In Archaeoglobus profundus DSM 5631, the sequence GGTGTATTACGCGAACATACTGATGCCATACTCAAACCTCGTCTTAAGGATACCCAAGATATTTGAAAAGTTCGATGTTAAGCCAAAGATCATAGCTCCTTCTCACGGCATTATATGGAAGAATCCGGAGAGGATTTTGAGAGCTTACGAGAAGTGGGCGAAGTTCGAAGTGGAAAAGAAGGCTGTTGTGATATACGACACTATGTGGCATTCAACCGAAAGAATTGCTTTTGCCATTGCTGACGGAATAGCCTCTACTGGAGTAAAAACACTCGTTTTCAACGTAAGAAAGGATACATGGGCGGATATAGTTACCGAAGTCTTGGATGCTAAGGCTGTTTGCATTGGAGCTCCGACAATGCACAACCATGTATTTCCACCAATGGCAGGCTTTCTAACGTACCTCAAAGGATTGAGACCAAAGAACAAGATCGGAATTGCCTTCTGCAGTTACGGATGGGGAAGTGGAGCTTACGAGGATATAGTTGAAGTTATGGAAGGTTTGGGTTGGGAGGTTGTTGAGGGTTTGCAGGTTCAGTTTAGGCCGAGCGAGAGTGAGTTGAAAAAGGCATTTGAGTTGGGTGTTAAAGTAGGTGAAATGGTAGGAGGTGGTTTGAATGGGTGAAAAAATCGAGTATGGAGAGTTCGAGAAGGAGATGGAGTTGAGTAAGGAAGAACTCAAAGCGTTCTTGCAGAAAATGATAGAAAAAATCGATCAGGGGAGAATTACATGCGAGTTTAAGGAAAGGGAAATCTACGTCGATTTCGTTGAGCCTGTTAAGGTAAAGGTGGAATACGAGGGAAGTAGCGAAGAAGAGGAACTTAAGATAAAGTTCAAGTTCAAGGGAAAGGTCTTACCAGAGGTACCCAAGTTCCAGTAATTTCCAATTTTTTATTCAATTTTTCTTGTCTTAATTTCCGATATCAATTCGTCAACTCTCTTTGCAATCATGTTTCTCAAACTATCGATTGGAACTGGTCTGTAGATGTACTTGTAACCTCCTGTTCTCACTATCTTATAATTCTTGACGACAAGACCTCTCTCCTCCAACCTCTTCAGAGCCCTGTAGACGGTTGCTTTGTTCTTTTCAACAGCTTTTGCAATACTATCGACGTCAGCAAATCCTTTATCAAGAAGTGCTAGGTACACTTCAGCTTCGAAACATTTTAAGCCCAATATACAAGCCAGAAGACAGGTTGAAGGATTACACTTTCGCATGAATTCAAGGTGTTGACTTAAGGAATAATTCTCTATCGGTTGTAGTATTGGCATAGGGGAACCTCTTGAGATTATTGTTTCTAGCATAAGCTTGAAATACAATCGATTTCGAAGGTGTCCATGCACATAACCCTAGCTCCTTTCGTAGCTGCAATCATCTTAGCGATTCTAGATACCTACAAGTCTTTTAGAGGTGATAAATCATCTTTTGGAATTTTAGGATACATTTCAATATTCATTGGTCATTTACTATTTGTAAGATCATTCCTAATTAACGACTTTACACTTAAAGAAGTCTTCTTATATTCTTCAAAATATTTAGATCTTGCATACAAATTTTCCGCATCTTGGGCCGGGAGTGGTGGGTTTATAGTCTGGTGGTTATTTATATTTACCATCCTAACATCTCTGAGAAGATTAAAATCTCCAGATTCGAAGATGACGTATCACAACCTCATGATAATAGGTTTGATAGTAGCGGCGATCCTGAACGGAGCTTTTGAGAGATTGAACTTTTCCCCTGAAAACGGTTTAGGCTTGAACCCTCTACTGAAAACATTTTGGATGCTCTTTCACCCTCCAGCCTGTTTTATTGGGTATGCTTTGGGATTCTTAATAGCCATAGAGGTCCTTTTGGGTAGGGAGAACAGATTTTTAATTGGGCTTACGTGGATATTTCTGACTCTCGCCAACGTTCTTGGAGGCGTTTGGTCATACTTCACTCTTGGCTGGGGTGGCTATTGGGCGTGGGATCCAGTAGAGACGGGTTTGCTCTTGCCTTGGCTAAGTCTAACGGCATGCTTTCACAATCCAAAACTTAGAAGAAACTTGATATTATTAACAGGATTCTCGGTAGCCTTCGCAGCTTTCGTTACGAGGGGTGGAATTTCTCCACTACACGGCTTTGGAATCAACACATCAGGCTACGCGATAATCCTTTTAGGTATTCCTTTCCTTGTAAAGGCCTTAAAGGACTGGCATTTCGACTTTAAGGTAAATCCTCTGAATGTTGCAACATATTCCCTAATCGGGAGCTACATTGTTTGCTTTCTAGGTCTAATCTACCAGTTCTTTGGTAAGGTCAGTGTTGATTACTATAACTTTGCAAACATGCCTTTCATACTTGCACTTCTTTCAGTTTTGCCGATATGCGGAGCTAAAGATTACGGAAATTATTTGAAGCTTTTAGTTCTAACTTACATCTCTTCGATAGTATTGACAGCTTTAACTGTCTTCGGCTACATAACTTGGTGTGAGGATGCTCCGATCTACGTAAACTATGCAGTATCTCTCATTTTGCCCGTAGCCTTTTTCAGCCTTCTTTCAATTCTGAAGCTGCAAAGGATTGAACTCAAGATATTACACGTCTCTATCTCACTGTTGGTAATAGCTGTGAGTATAAGCTGGCCTTACGCCTACTATTCTAACTACAAGTCCATTTATGTCGATGATAGTGCATATATCGATGATCTGCATATTCAGATAGTTTCAAAGGAATTCAAGATGGGAGTTGAGGAAAGTTTTGAAATAGTTAAGTTGCGTGTGAACGGTAAAGATGTTGAGTGTAGAGTTAGATTAGACCTGAATTGGCTCTTTAGAAGTGGAAACTTCATATTTCCAGATCCTGCAGTCGTGAATATCTGGTTGGATAATTATTATATAGTGATACCTAGGGCTATGGATCTGTTTATGTTCACATGCAAATACCTCTATGAGAGAAACGAAACGTACACTTTGATGATGGTATCTCACGTGACAGGTCTGAACTACGAAACACTTATAGAAGAGGTTAAGAACTGGAAACCGAAAGAGGGTGTCATGCTAGTGTACAAAAAAATACCATTCATAAATCTTGTCTGGATTGCCTGCGCCTTAATGATATTCGGTGAAATAATCGCATTGGCAAGGTGGGCAAAATGATACTTGTCTTTTTGATAGCTTTAGATATAGCGACGGTAATCTACTCCGTTTTTTTCGGGTACTATCCAAACATAACACTCTTCGATGCAACCTGCTACAGAATACTCTATATTCATGTGCCGCTGGCTTGGAACATGTACATAGCTTTCACTTTAACCTTCGCATTTAGTCTGGCCTACCTTCTAAAAGAGAATCCTAAATTTGATGCAGTAGCATTCTGTTCGGCAGTATTGGGAATTCTATACGGTGTAGGTGCCATCATAAGTGGAATGCTCTGGGCCAAAGAAGTTTGGGGATCTTATTGGAGCTGGGATCCAAGACAAACCACAACATTGACAGCTTTATTAGCTTACATAGGTTACCTTGCTTTAAGATCATCCATCTTAGAGATTGAAAGAGCTAGAAGAATTTCGTCTGTTTTCGGTGTTTCAGCATACATAACAATTCCGTTGAGCTTTGTTTCGGCAGTTGTAGTCCAAAGCTTGCACACACAACTACCTCAACAGCCTCTAGGTGAAGAGGCGCACATTCTGCTCGCTTTGAGGGTCATAGTTTCGTTTGCAACATTCTTAGCCTTGCTGAGAATGTACTACACAAGCGTGATGAGGAAATTTGAGGAGAAAGTATAAAACCGTAAGTAAATCCGAAAGTATGTATTGGGGGGTTTACGCCTCACTCGCAATCTATATCGTAATATTGGCGATGGCAACAGCAGTAGTGAGAAGGGGGTTCGCGATCCATGAATAAGTTTGTTCCCGTCATAGCTTTGACTATGGTATTTGGATTGATAGGATACCTGACTCTGAGTTCTACAAGCTACTTGAGCGTATCAGACCTCAAGGAAATAAAGGACATAAGAAGGGTTGTTGTGATTGGGAATGTTACAAAGGGTAGTGTGAAGTTCGAAGACCATCTTGAGTTCAGAATAAACGATGGTGTCTGGGAGGTTAAGGTGATCTATCCAAGCTACGTTAGACTTGACAATGCGAGTGGCTATGGCACGGTTGTCGTTGAAGGAACTTACTATCCGGAAAACAAAACAATATTTGCCGTCAGAATTGAATCAAAGTGCCCATCCAAGCAGGTCGTAGAGGCTTACAAAGGTGTGTGAATGATCGAGCTTGAAGACGTTTGGAAGAGATTTAAAAAGGAGTGGATACTTAAGTCAGTAAACCTTAGATTAAACGGCAACGGATTGTTTGCAATTCTTGGAGAGAACGGTAGCGGTAAAACAACTCTTCTTAAAATAATGTGCGGTCTTATAAAGCCGAACAGGGGTAGGGTAAGAATTCTCGGCATTGATTTGAGGAAAGACAAGAGTTATAAGAGATATATAGGTGTTCTGCTTCACGAAAACGTACTATACGAGGAACTTACGGTAGAGGAGAATCTAAAGTTCTACGCAAAGGCCTATGGATGTTACAGCGAGATTGCTAGGAACATGTCAAAGAGACTTGGATTGGACAAATATATGAGCGCGAAGGTTAAGGATCTCTCGTTTGGGTGGAAAAAGAGAGCTAACCTTGTCAGAGCCTTGCTTAACGATCCAAAGGTAGTCCTGCTTGACGAACCTTTTTCTGGGTTGGACGAAAGTGCAAGGATTGATGTTTGCGAGATTTTGAAAGAGTTGTCAAAGGATAGGATAGTTATCTTTACAACGCCCGTTAGCCCAGAGATTGATTGCAAAGTCTTTAGACTCGAAAAAGGTGTTCTGCATGCTGGAATTGCTGATTAAAGATCTCAAGATTGAGGTCAGAAGGAAGTTCGAAATATTGGCTTCTCTCTCATTTGTACTCGTATCATCGCTTTTAATTGCTCAATCATCTTACTTACTAGCAAGAAACTTGATAGTTCCAGCATTTTTCATTGTACTAATCTTTGTAGCTGTTTTCACATCGACGACATCCTTCTTAAGAGAGATGGATTCAAAAACGATCTACGGCTTAAAGTTGCTACCGTATCACCCGTACACGATCTTTATTGCAAAAACAATCTTTACATTCGTCTTAATATTATTTCAAGGCTTCTTGGGGATGGTGTTTTTGGCAGTTTTCTCAAATGATTTTAGTCTGTTCGGCCTTACCTTAACATTCATAGTGTTTTCATTCTACATAGCAATCATATCAGCATTCTCATCCGCTCTCGTGATGTATTCCGAGGGTAGGTCTTTCCTTATACCAATGATCGTGTTTGTCTTTGCAGTGCCAGTCTTAACGCCACTTCTAAAACAAGATACGGTTGCACTAATATTAGAATCTTCAGCCGTAACACTAGCTTTGGTGTCCTTATCACCGTACATCTTGGAGGACTAAAAACTTATCTTTTTAGCGATTAAACTACAATTAATGAGACTTGACAGACTCCTCGTGATTAAAGGATACTTTTCATCGAGGCAGAAGGCGAAGGAAGCAATTAGAAGGAGATTTGTTATTGTGAATGGTAAGGTAGTTACGAAACCCTCCTACGATGTGGACTTCGATGTTGAGATAAGAGTTTTGCAAGAGGAAAAGCCAAAGGGGTACTGGAAGCTAAAAGAACTTGATGAAATGTGGAATTTGATCAAGAAAGACGATATAGTTTTGGATCTAGGAAGTAGCGCTGGTGGATTTCTTCTCTATGCGAGCGAAAAGGCTGAGAGAGTTTACGGGATTGAGTACAGCAGGGAGTTTGAAGACAAGCTCAAAGAGATTGAAAGAGAAAGGGATAACGTTAAAATATTCATCGCTGACGCTTTTACATTCGATCTGAGCGAGCTTGAGCCAGTTGATGTAATTCTGAGCGACCTAACCTTGAAGCCTTCATACGCTTGGAAAGCTACGAAGAGATTTATTCCTCTTTTGAAACCTCAGGGTAGGGTTTTGTTCGTTGCAAAAACTGGCGTTTACAATGAAGAAATCGATTTCTCCCCTCTGAAAGTTGTTGATTGGATAGATTCAAAGGATAGAAAGGAAAGGTATTACCTATTGAAAATTTAGCGCTTCTCTCTGGGCATACATATTATCTCCTTTATCTGCATGTCGAAGAAGTTGTTCATGTGTGCCGGCCTTATCACAACAGCTGTATCAGCACCTCTACTCCTTCCTCCCACCGCTACAACCTCCTCAATCGGAATTGCTCCGCTGTCCGCAGCCATTATCGTTATCTCAACACACACCTTTAATCCGTGACCGAACAAAGCCCTTAAAGCCTCAGCAACTGCTTCAGTCCTAGAAAGACCTCCGAACTTCCTTGTAAAGCTCCTTTCCAACCCAGAGAGTATATGACTCTGCCTGACTATCGTAACTCCGTTCTTTCTCAAAAACTCTTCGATCTCAGGTTTCATCGAATTTACTCCTTCCTCGTAAAAACCCGTGTGGTAAGTTACCACAACTAAGTTAATGTCCTTATCTCTGACTAGCTCGTAAGCCTTCTTTCCCGTCTCTCCGCTTGAAGAAGCAACAATTAAATACCTTATCCCGAGTTCCTCGCATCTCTCAACGGCAAGCTTAAGTGTGGCGTCGGTGTTCATGTAACCGGGCTTATCGAAGTAAACGATCTTTTTCTCGATCATGAACTTAAGCTGATCAGTAGGATTATAGACATTACCATCAAGACTATCGTCAAAATTAGGGCGTAGAAAGCGTATTTAGAATCTCCAAAGACTATCGGTATTGGGCCTATGAGAATGACTCCCCCGGCTTTAACTTCCTTCTTTCGCTTCTCTTCACGTTTACCTCTAAAAGCCTTCTGCAATTCTACTTCCTCTTCTTCAAACTCTTCCTCCTCTTCGAATTCCTTAAAACCTGTCAGAAGACCTAAAATTACCAGAAATATTCCCAAGAATATCAGAATCAAAGCTAACAGCCAAAACATCCTACCACCTCGCTAAGATTAGCATGAAAGTTAGGAGTATTAAAGCTAAAACTATTCCGAGAATAACCATATCTGGTGAAGAGCCAAAAACGATCGGAAAAGGCCCTATGATTACTACTCCACCGTAGTGAACTTGGCCAGCACTCAATCCTAACAGGGCAATTCCTAGGAGTATCAGTGCAATTCCTACAAATATCAAGTCTATACGCATGACTTAGATAAGCCTTTTCTACAATTAAGTTTAGCGGATGCGATGGTCAGGCTTAGGGGATTCAAGGAAAGGACGATAGTAAGAGATGCAGTTAAAGCTTTAGAAGGTGTAAGGTTTAAGCGGGTAGATTCCGAGATAGTTGAGATAACTAGAGCATGTGGTAGAATTTTGGCTGAAGATATCATTGCAAAATACAACGTTCCTCACTTCGACAGATCAGCTGTTGACGGTTACGCTGTTGTTGCTGAAGACACCTTTGGCGCCAATTTGAACAATCCCGTAATGCTCAAAATCGTTGGAGAGGTGGAGATGGGTGAAGAGCCTATCGAAATGAGTAGAGGTACAGCTGTTCGCGTTTCAACTGGTTCAGCTTTGCCAAAGGGAGCTAATGCAGTTGTTATGCTCGAATACACGAAGGAGGTTGGAGAATTTGTTGAAATATATAGGCCAGTAGTCCCTTTTGAGAATGTTTCTAGGGAGGGGGAGGACATAAAAGCGGGAGAGGTTGTTCTGAAGGCTGGTGAGATTCTGCAACCGCAGGATATAGGTGTTTTAGCTTCTCTAGGCTATGCGAAGGTTAAGGTTCTGAAAAAGCCAAGAGTTGTAATAATATCTACGGGCAACGAGCTTGTCGAGATCGGAGAGGAGTTGGAAGTTGGGAAGGTTGTTAACTCGAATGCGTATATGCTATTCTGTGCCTTAAAAATGTACAACTGCGAACCTTCAGTTTATGGAATAGTTAGAGACGACTTCGACGAATTGAAGAAGGCGATAATTCAAGCTTTGAGTGTGGGTGATTGCGTTATTACAACCGGTGGAACTTCCGTAGGTAAGGGCGATTTGGTTCCAGAGGTTGTTAAGGAAATAGGCAAAATCGTTTTTCACGGGATATCGATAAAAC encodes:
- the ccsA gene encoding cytochrome c biogenesis protein CcsA, yielding MHITLAPFVAAIILAILDTYKSFRGDKSSFGILGYISIFIGHLLFVRSFLINDFTLKEVFLYSSKYLDLAYKFSASWAGSGGFIVWWLFIFTILTSLRRLKSPDSKMTYHNLMIIGLIVAAILNGAFERLNFSPENGLGLNPLLKTFWMLFHPPACFIGYALGFLIAIEVLLGRENRFLIGLTWIFLTLANVLGGVWSYFTLGWGGYWAWDPVETGLLLPWLSLTACFHNPKLRRNLILLTGFSVAFAAFVTRGGISPLHGFGINTSGYAIILLGIPFLVKALKDWHFDFKVNPLNVATYSLIGSYIVCFLGLIYQFFGKVSVDYYNFANMPFILALLSVLPICGAKDYGNYLKLLVLTYISSIVLTALTVFGYITWCEDAPIYVNYAVSLILPVAFFSLLSILKLQRIELKILHVSISLLVIAVSISWPYAYYSNYKSIYVDDSAYIDDLHIQIVSKEFKMGVEESFEIVKLRVNGKDVECRVRLDLNWLFRSGNFIFPDPAVVNIWLDNYYIVIPRAMDLFMFTCKYLYERNETYTLMMVSHVTGLNYETLIEEVKNWKPKEGVMLVYKKIPFINLVWIACALMIFGEIIALARWAK
- a CDS encoding molybdopterin molybdotransferase MoeA; this translates as MVRLRGFKERTIVRDAVKALEGVRFKRVDSEIVEITRACGRILAEDIIAKYNVPHFDRSAVDGYAVVAEDTFGANLNNPVMLKIVGEVEMGEEPIEMSRGTAVRVSTGSALPKGANAVVMLEYTKEVGEFVEIYRPVVPFENVSREGEDIKAGEVVLKAGEILQPQDIGVLASLGYAKVKVLKKPRVVIISTGNELVEIGEELEVGKVVNSNAYMLFCALKMYNCEPSVYGIVRDDFDELKKAIIQALSVGDCVITTGGTSVGKGDLVPEVVKEIGKIVFHGISIKPGMPTGLGVIDGKPVLMLSGFPVACLIGFELIFPHVLAKLTGVRVVKRRGEGVKAKLKRRIPSKAGVRTFARVIYKDGFAEPLMTSGSGILTSMVRANGIVVVPEEKEGFEEGEEVNVVLVRDLIEEVT
- a CDS encoding pyruvate kinase alpha/beta domain-containing protein, with the translated sequence MIEKKIVYFDKPGYMNTDATLKLAVERCEELGIRYLIVASSSGETGKKAYELVRDKDINLVVVTYHTGFYEEGVNSMKPEIEEFLRKNGVTIVRQSHILSGLERSFTRKFGGLSRTEAVAEALRALFGHGLKVCVEITIMAADSGAIPIEEVVAVGGRSRGADTAVVIRPAHMNNFFDMQIKEIICMPREKR
- a CDS encoding FprA family A-type flavoprotein, coding for MEVGNRVYWVGILDFPERDFHNFTTHRGITYNSYLILDEHVTVIDGVKHKYARDQLRKISKYVDPKKIEYVIVNHIEPDHSSGLPDLAKIANPTFVCTKKAKEGLEKYYNADWNFKVVRSGDELKIGENTLRFIETPMLHWPDSMMTYMVEQQILFSMDAFGQHIASEERFDEDLGVEEALKWAKVYYANILMPYSNLVLRIPKIFEKFDVKPKIIAPSHGIIWKNPERILRAYEKWAKFEVEKKAVVIYDTMWHSTERIAFAIADGIASTGVKTLVFNVRKDTWADIVTEVLDAKAVCIGAPTMHNHVFPPMAGFLTYLKGLRPKNKIGIAFCSYGWGSGAYEDIVEVMEGLGWEVVEGLQVQFRPSESELKKAFELGVKVGEMVGGGLNG
- a CDS encoding TIGR00304 family membrane protein; translated protein: MRIDLIFVGIALILLGIALLGLSAGQVHYGGVVIIGPFPIVFGSSPDMVILGIVLALILLTFMLILARW
- a CDS encoding helix-turn-helix domain-containing protein; this translates as MPILQPIENYSLSQHLEFMRKCNPSTCLLACILGLKCFEAEVYLALLDKGFADVDSIAKAVEKNKATVYRALKRLEERGLVVKNYKIVRTGGYKYIYRPVPIDSLRNMIAKRVDELISEIKTRKIE
- a CDS encoding S4 domain-containing protein, with the translated sequence MRLDRLLVIKGYFSSRQKAKEAIRRRFVIVNGKVVTKPSYDVDFDVEIRVLQEEKPKGYWKLKELDEMWNLIKKDDIVLDLGSSAGGFLLYASEKAERVYGIEYSREFEDKLKEIERERDNVKIFIADAFTFDLSELEPVDVILSDLTLKPSYAWKATKRFIPLLKPQGRVLFVAKTGVYNEEIDFSPLKVVDWIDSKDRKERYYLLKI
- a CDS encoding ABC transporter ATP-binding protein; its protein translation is MIELEDVWKRFKKEWILKSVNLRLNGNGLFAILGENGSGKTTLLKIMCGLIKPNRGRVRILGIDLRKDKSYKRYIGVLLHENVLYEELTVEENLKFYAKAYGCYSEIARNMSKRLGLDKYMSAKVKDLSFGWKKRANLVRALLNDPKVVLLDEPFSGLDESARIDVCEILKELSKDRIVIFTTPVSPEIDCKVFRLEKGVLHAGIAD
- a CDS encoding TIGR00304 family membrane protein, with amino-acid sequence MFWLLALILIFLGIFLVILGLLTGFKEFEEEEEFEEEEVELQKAFRGKREEKRKKEVKAGGVILIGPIPIVFGDSKYAFYALILTIVLMVMSIILLISLSS
- a CDS encoding cytochrome c biogenesis protein, with protein sequence MILVFLIALDIATVIYSVFFGYYPNITLFDATCYRILYIHVPLAWNMYIAFTLTFAFSLAYLLKENPKFDAVAFCSAVLGILYGVGAIISGMLWAKEVWGSYWSWDPRQTTTLTALLAYIGYLALRSSILEIERARRISSVFGVSAYITIPLSFVSAVVVQSLHTQLPQQPLGEEAHILLALRVIVSFATFLALLRMYYTSVMRKFEEKV
- a CDS encoding cytochrome c maturation protein CcmE domain-containing protein; protein product: MNKFVPVIALTMVFGLIGYLTLSSTSYLSVSDLKEIKDIRRVVVIGNVTKGSVKFEDHLEFRINDGVWEVKVIYPSYVRLDNASGYGTVVVEGTYYPENKTIFAVRIESKCPSKQVVEAYKGV
- a CDS encoding amphi-Trp domain-containing protein, with translation MGEKIEYGEFEKEMELSKEELKAFLQKMIEKIDQGRITCEFKEREIYVDFVEPVKVKVEYEGSSEEEELKIKFKFKGKVLPEVPKFQ